One genomic window of Punica granatum isolate Tunisia-2019 chromosome 1, ASM765513v2, whole genome shotgun sequence includes the following:
- the LOC116192645 gene encoding nodulin-26-like, with protein MDSSPSITIVSPKHELPTNHSIMEEVKRNRPRPHKLSSAAIALPSNFQKLVAELVGTYVLIFAGCGAALVNQIQSLTIVGIGLVWGLVLMVMIYAVGHISGGHFNPAVTISLAASRQLSWKLTPMYILCQFLGAMGASLTLRALFHGPDSNIKAMATQYKDTTTDLEAIAWEFIITFFLVFTICGVATDPRASKGSSGAAIGGTVMFNVMIAGPITGASMNPARSVGPAIVSGEYKNLWVFMVSPVVGGLAAALVYGILREPQTERDDETTNQCYQNRTG; from the exons ATGGATAGCTCGCCTTCCATTACCATTGTCTCTCCAAAACACGAGCTACCCACCAACCACTCTATCATGGAGGAAGTGAAGCGTAATCGGCCCCGGCCCCACAAATTATCCTCAGCTGCCATTGCATTGCCCTCGAACTTCCAAAAG TTAGTTGCAGAGCTGGTAGGCACTTACGTTCTCATCTTTGCGGGGTGTGGAGCTGCTCTTGTGAACCAGATACAGAGCCTCACGATCGTGGGAATCGGACTGGTCTGGGGACTAGTTCTGATGGTCATGATATATGCAGTCGGGCACATCTCGGGCGGCCATTTTAATCCTGCTGTCACCATCTCATTAGCCGCTTCCCGGCAACTCTCATGGAAACTC ACGCCAATGTATATTTTGTGTCAGTTCCTCGGTGCAATGGGGGCGAGCCTCACCCTGAGAGCGCTGTTTCATGGCCCGGACAGCAACATCAAGGCAATGGCAACTCAGTACAAGGATACGACTACTGATCTCGAAGCCATCGCATGGGAATTCATAATCACCTTCTTTTTGGTGTTCACTATCTGCGGGGTCGCTACTGATCCCCGAGCT AGTAAAGGCTCGTCCGGAGCTGCAATTGGTGGCACCGTGATGTTCAACGTTATGATTGCCGG GCCGATAACTGGAGCTTCGATGAACCCTGCAAGGAGTGTCGGCCCTGCTATCGTCTCTGGAGAGTACAAGAATCTTTGGGTCTTCATGGTGTCCCCTGTTGTCGGCGGTTTGGCAGCAGCGTTGGTATACGGCATCCTCCGAGAGCCACAAACCGAGAGAGACGACGAGACTACCaaccagtgttatcagaaccggaccggatga
- the LOC116192762 gene encoding E3 ubiquitin-protein ligase CSU1, protein MPQRHSKNNNDLAFFTYDEKRKLGYGTQRERLGKDSIKPFDACCLCLKPFIDPMCCQKGHVFCKECILECLLAQKKDIQRKLAAYAAQQKQEKDEEEEKLIMQKARELEAFDQQNHGAVPQSSDRSHGRDKNGFHGANSVKATSYEAEALRTMKAFWLPSATPEAPMKVDAPLTSTICPEGKEKLKLKSLFPIHFSEDSSDTKSSSSLDQTYICPSCKVTLTNTLALSAISSCGHVYCKKCAEKFVVVDKVCLVCNKPCKERNLVNLEKGGTGFAGHGDHLEAKDFKHLGSGSGLGLVRPATKT, encoded by the exons ATGCCTCAGAGGCACTCGAAGAACAACAATGACCTCGCCTTCTTCACGTACGATGAGAAGCGGAAGCTCGGGTACGGGACCCAGAGGGAGAGGCTCGGCAAAGACTCGATCAAGCCCTTCGACGCCTGCTGCCTTTGCCTCAAGCCCTTCATCGACCCCATGTGCTGCCAGAAGGGCCACGTCTTCTGCAAAGAGTGCATCCTCGAGTGTCTCTTGGCTCAGAAGAAGGACATCCAAAG GAAGTTAGCCGCATACGCTGCTCAGCAGAAGCAGGAGAAAgacgaggaagaagagaagctGATAATGCAAAAAGCCCGAGAGCTTGAAGCGTTTGATCAGCAGAACCACGGTGCGGTTCCTCAGTCGAGTGACAGAAGCCATGGCCGAGACAAGAATGGCTTTCACGGGGCGAACAGTGTGAAGGCTACTTCTTATGAAGCGGAAGCCCTCCGTACGATGAAAGCATTTTGGCTCCCTTCTGCAACTCCAGAAGCGCCTATGAAGGTGGATGCCCCATTGACCAGTACAATCTGCCCGGAAGGCAAGGAGAAGCTGAAGCTCAAGTCCCTCTTCCCGATCCATTTCTCAGAGGACAGCAGCGACACGAAGAGCTCGAGCTCTCTGGATCAAACTTATATCTGCCCGAGCTGCAAGGTCACCCTTACCAACACTCTGGCTCTCTCGGCTATCAGCTCCTGTGGGCATGTCTACTGCAAGAAATGTGCCGAGAAGTTTGTTGTGGTTGATAAGGTTTGTCTCGTCTGCAACAAACCCTGTAAAGAGAGAAACTTGGTGAACCTTGAGAAAGGAGGGACGGGATTCGCTGGTCATGGAGATCATCTCGAAGCTAAGGATTTCAAGCATTTGGGAAGTGGGTCTGGGTTAGGGCTGGTTAGGCCAGCAACAAAGACCTGA
- the LOC116192100 gene encoding probable protein phosphatase 2C 9 — MDKLCCFNGSNPQPVGGKSSSASGKGRSHEGSIKYGFSLVKGKANHPMEDYHVAKFVQKQGRELGLFAIYDGHLGDSVPAYLQKHLFSNILKEEEFWVNPVGSISKAYQMTDKSILSHSSDLGHGGSTAVTAIIVNGRSLWVANVGDSRAVLSKGGQAIQMSIDHEPSTERGSIEDRGGFVSNMPGDVPRVNGQLAVSRAFGDKGLKTHLRSDPDIQTADIDGTTDLLIIASDGLWKVMENQEAVEIARKIKDPHMAAKQLTAEALQRDSKDDISCIVVRFRG, encoded by the exons ATGGATAAGTTATGCTGTTTCAACGGTTCCAATCCTCAG CCTGTTGGAGGGAAATCATCTTCTGCCTCGGGTAAGGGAAGAAGCCACGAGGGAAGCATCAAGTATGGGTTCAGCCTAGTTAAAGGCAAAGCTAATCATCCCATGGAGGATTATCATGTAGCGAAGTTTGTGCAGAAACAAGGTCGCGAACTCGGCCTCTTTGCCATTTATGATGGCCATTTGGGTGATAGCGTGCCTGCTTACCTACAGAAGCATCTCTTTTCCAATATTCTAAAGGAG GAAGAGTTCTGGGTCAACCCTGTTGGGTCCATCTCTAAAGCATATCAGATGACAGACAAGTCGATCCTCTCTCATAGCTCTGACCTGGGCCATGGGGGATCCACTGCTGTGACTGCGATTATTGTAAACGGCCGAAGCCTCTGGGTTGCTAATGTTGGAGATTCGAGAGCAGTTCTTTCAAAAGGGGGTCAAGCTATACAGATGAGCATAGACCATGAGCCAAGTACAGAGCGAGGCAGCATCGAAGATAGAGGCGGCTTCGTATCAAATATGCCAG GAGATGTCCCAAGAGTTAATGGGCAGCTTGCAGTTTCTCGTGCTTTCGGAGATAAGGGTCTGAAAACGCATCTCCGCTCTGATCCAGACATTCAAACTGCTGATATTGACGGCACCACTGATCTCTTAATCATTGCAAGTGATGGTCTCTGGAAG GTGATGGAGAATCAAGAGGCAGTCGAGATTGCAAGAAAGATCAAAGACCCGCATATGGCAGCGAAGCAGTTAACAGCCGAGGCACTTCAGAGAGACAGTAAAGATGATATATCCTGCATTGTTGTTAGATTCAGAGGATAA